A portion of the Halopelagius inordinatus genome contains these proteins:
- the pdxT gene encoding pyridoxal 5'-phosphate synthase glutaminase subunit PdxT, which translates to MLRAGVVAVQGDVSEHADAIRRAASAHGEDVEVVEIRQSGRVPDCDALLMPGGESTAISRLLAREGIDEEIVEHVERGKPVLATCAGLIVASRDAKDDRVTPLSLLDVSVDRNAFGRQADSFEAPLAVTGLDEPFPAVFIRAPVIDEVGEGVDVLAEWDGKPVAVRQGPVVGTSFHPELTTDSRLHDMVFFEGDVEVGAVSD; encoded by the coding sequence TATCCGAACACGCAGACGCCATCCGCCGGGCCGCGAGCGCCCACGGCGAGGACGTCGAAGTCGTCGAGATACGCCAGTCCGGACGCGTCCCCGACTGCGACGCGTTGCTGATGCCGGGCGGAGAATCGACCGCCATCTCTCGGCTGTTGGCGCGCGAGGGAATCGACGAGGAGATAGTCGAACACGTCGAGCGAGGCAAGCCGGTGTTGGCCACCTGCGCGGGCCTCATCGTCGCCTCCCGCGACGCCAAAGACGACCGGGTGACCCCCCTCTCGCTTCTCGACGTGAGCGTCGACCGCAACGCGTTCGGCCGCCAGGCGGACAGTTTCGAGGCACCGTTGGCGGTGACCGGACTGGACGAACCGTTTCCCGCCGTCTTCATCCGCGCGCCCGTCATCGACGAGGTGGGCGAGGGCGTCGACGTCCTCGCCGAGTGGGACGGAAAGCCGGTGGCCGTCCGTCAAGGCCCCGTCGTCGGCACCTCGTTTCACCCCGAACTGACGACCGACAGCCGACTCCACGACATGGTGTTCTTCGAGGGCGACGTCGAAGTCGGGGCAGTCTCGGACTGA
- the npdG gene encoding NADPH-dependent F420 reductase, with the protein MRIALLGGTGDIGEGLALRWAYHTDHDVVIGSRDPERAREKADEYETELSSRGRDRKVNGFVNEMAADRAKVVVLAVPPYHVADTVEAVADSLEDGDVLVTPAAGVKREDDGFHYHPPGAGSVTQLVADAAPDGVSVVGAFHNLAAGRLANLDAELGIDTLLVADDPDAKETVRLLAEEIEGLRALDAGGIGNAAEVESVTPLLINVAQNNDGMHDLGVRFE; encoded by the coding sequence ATGCGAATCGCACTCCTCGGTGGGACGGGCGACATCGGCGAGGGACTCGCCCTCCGGTGGGCCTACCACACGGACCACGACGTCGTTATCGGCTCTCGCGACCCCGAGAGGGCGCGCGAGAAGGCCGACGAGTACGAGACGGAACTGTCGAGTCGCGGCCGCGACCGGAAGGTGAACGGCTTCGTCAACGAGATGGCGGCCGACCGGGCGAAGGTAGTCGTCCTCGCCGTGCCGCCGTACCACGTCGCGGATACCGTGGAAGCAGTCGCCGACAGTCTCGAAGACGGGGACGTACTCGTCACGCCCGCCGCGGGCGTCAAACGCGAGGACGACGGGTTCCACTACCACCCACCGGGTGCGGGCAGCGTCACGCAACTCGTCGCCGACGCCGCGCCAGACGGGGTGAGCGTCGTCGGCGCGTTCCACAACCTCGCGGCGGGACGCCTCGCGAATCTGGACGCCGAACTCGGCATCGACACGCTTCTCGTCGCGGACGACCCGGACGCAAAGGAGACCGTCAGACTGCTCGCAGAAGAGATAGAAGGTCTCCGCGCACTCGACGCCGGCGGCATCGGAAACGCCGCCGAAGTCGAGTCCGTGACGCCCCTCCTCATCAACGTCGCACAGAACAACGACGGGATGCACGACTTGGGCGTTCGCTTCGAGTAA
- the hisE gene encoding phosphoribosyl-ATP diphosphatase, which produces MDDDTPREEVLDELFSTIESRREELPEDSYTTTLFTHEKGENYALEKLGEEATETILAAKDDDREELLYESADLVYHLLVVLATHDASLDDLREELQSRF; this is translated from the coding sequence ATGGACGACGACACGCCCAGAGAGGAGGTACTCGACGAACTGTTCTCGACCATCGAGTCCCGAAGAGAGGAGTTGCCCGAGGACTCGTACACGACGACGCTTTTCACCCACGAGAAAGGCGAGAACTACGCCTTAGAGAAACTCGGCGAGGAGGCGACGGAGACGATTCTCGCCGCGAAAGACGACGACAGAGAGGAACTGCTGTACGAGAGCGCCGACTTGGTCTATCACCTGTTGGTCGTGTTGGCGACGCACGACGCGTCGCTGGACGACCTGCGCGAGGAACTGCAGAGCCGGTTTTGA